Proteins encoded by one window of Vitis vinifera cultivar Pinot Noir 40024 chromosome 10, ASM3070453v1:
- the LOC104880495 gene encoding probable LRR receptor-like serine/threonine-protein kinase At1g07650 isoform X2 — MATFPDIHGKTLFFAFILTLLILMCFGSSSVEAQGGQLPRDEEEALEEIAEQVGKKDWNFSLNPCDGNSNWSTPNRKEKPLYNNTLTCNCSYPNGQCHVVQIFLKGQDLAGVLPPSLAKLSYLKIIDFTRNYLSGNIPHEWASVQLEYMSLTVNRLSGPIPSFLGNITTLRYMSMENNMFSGTVPPQLGQLVNLENLILNANNLTGELPPALANLTKLTEFRISSNNFTGKIPNFIPSWKQLQKLEIQASGLEGPIPSSISVLKNLTELRISDLPGEGSNFPPLGNMKGLQKLMLRGCNIFGSIPKYLAEMTELQILDLSFNKLEGIVLNLEGLTQIEFMYLTSNYLTGSIPDWIESRNNRYQTDISYNNFSKSSMPSSCRETLNLFRSFSERGKLEFDECLNSFPCLKDQYSLHINCGGGRTIIGDIVYEADEDLAGPSKFVPTRDNWGFSSTGDFWDRDRTTKNYIAQNVSMLGMNDSELYTRARLSPLSFTYYGRCLADGTYTVKLHFAEIVIRDNKSFHSLGRRIFDVYIQEKLELQDFNIVQAAQGVDKVVVREFKAVVRNKTLEIRFHWAGKGTTAAPEGGTYGPLISAISVKADFEPSSDGKKKIFIAVGAVAFMIFLILGILWWKVCFGGRISREQDLEGLDMQTGSFTLKQIKAATKNFDFANKIGEGGFGPVYKGLLSDGTIVAVKQLSSISRQGNREFLNEIAMISCLQHPNLVKLHGSCVEGDQLLLVYEYMENNSLAGALFGPENGQPNLDWPTRLKICIGIAKGLAFLHEESRIKIVHRDIKATNVLLDRDLNPKISDFGLARLDEGEKSHISTRVAGTIGYMAPEYALWGYLTYKADVYSFGIVALEIVSGKHNNNYIPSNGCLCLLDWACLLQQGRKFLELVDEKLGSNVNEEEAERVIKVALLCTNASQSLRPTMSEVLSMLEARMPIPDMIPGPSTYTEDLRFKAMRDFRQD, encoded by the exons atggcTACTTTTCCAGATATTCATGGGAAGACTCTCTTCTTTGCTTTTATTCTCACGCTGCTCATACTCATGTGCTTCGGTTCCAGCAGCGTTGAAGCCCAAGGTGGTCAGCTTCCTCGTGATGAAG AGGAGGCTCTAGAAGAAATAGCAGAACAAGTGGGGAAAAAGGATTGGAACTTCAGCCTAAACCCTTGTGATGGCAACTCCAACTGGTCCACACCTAACAGGAAGGAAAAGCCATTGTATAACAATACTCTCACCTGCAATTGCTCCTATCCCAACGGTCAATGCCACGTCGTTCAGAT ATTTCTCAAAGGGCAAGATCTTGCTGGTGTGCTTCCGCCCTCTCTGGCGAAACTGTCTTACCTTAAGATAAT TGATTTCACTAGGAACTATCTTAGTGGTAACATACCGCATGAATGGGCTTCTGTGCAATTAGAATATAT GTCACTTACTGTGAACAGGTTATCAGGACCAATACCAAGCTTCTTGGGAAACATTACTACTCTGAGATATAT GAGTATGGAGAACAACATGTTCTCTGGAACTGTTCCTCCTCAGCTTGGGCAATTGGTCAACTTGGAAAATCT CATTCTTAACGCTAACAATCTCACTGGGGAGTTGCCTCCAGCACTTGCTAATCTAACCAAATTAACAGAATT TCGGATTAGTAGCAACAATTTCACTGGAAAAATACCCAATTTTATTCCTAGTTGGAAACAACTTCAGAAATT AGAGATCCAAGCAAGTGGTCTTGAAGGGCCCATACCTTCTAGCATTTCTGTCTTGAAGAATTTAACTGAATT AAGGATTAGTGATTTACCTGGGGAAGGCTCAAATTTTCCACCTCTAGGAAACATGAAAGGCCTGCAAAAGCT GATGTTGAGAGGCTGTAATATCTTCGGATCAATCCCCAAATATTTAGCAGAGATGACAGAACtgcaaatttt AGACCTTAGCTTCAACAAGCTGGAAGGAATTGTTCTAAACCTGGAAGGTTTAACACAAATAGAATTCAT GTATTTGACAAGCAACTATTTAACTGGGTCTATTCCGGACTGGATCGAGAGCAGAAATAATCGCTA CCAAACAGATATTTCTTATAACAACTTTTCTAAAAGCTCTATGCCATCTTCTTGTCGAGAAACCCT GAACTTGTTCCGAAGCTTTTCTGAAAGGGGAAAATT AGAATTTGATGAGTGCCTGAACAGTTTTCCATGTCTCAAAG ATCAGTATTCACTGCATATAAATTGTGGTGGAGGAAGAACCATCATTGGAGACATAGTCTATGAAGCGGATGAAGACTTAGCAGGTCCATCCAAGTTTGTCCCCACTAGAGATAATTGGGGTTTTAGTAGCACAGGAGACTTTTGGGATCGTGACAGAAccacaaaaaattatatagCACAGAATGTATCCATGCTCGGGATGAATGACTCTGAATTGTACACAAGAGCACGACTTTCTCCTCTATCTTTCACTTACTATGGACGCTGCTTAGCAGATGGGACCTATACTGTGAAACTTCATTTTGCAGAGATAGTGATCAGAGACAATAAATCCTTTCATAGTCTTGGAAGACGTATTTTTGATGTTTACATCCAG GAAAAGCTGGAGTTGCAAGATTTTAATATTGTACAAGCAGCACAAGGGGTTGATAAGGTAGTTGTAAGAGAATTTAAAGCAGTCGTAAGGAATAAGACTTTGGAGATCCGATTTCATTGGGCTGGGAAAGGTACAACAGCTGCCCCAGAGGGAGGAACCTATGGTCCTCTCATATCAGCCATTTCTGTAAAAGCTG ATTTTGAGCCGTCTTCTGATGGAAAAAAGAAGATATTCATTGCAGTTGGGGCTGTGGCTTTCATGATATTCCTTATTTTAGGTATTCTTTGGTGGAAAGTTTGTTTTGGTGGCAGAATCTCCCGGGAACAAG ATCTCGAAGGACTAGATATGCAAACAGGTTCTTTTAccttaaaacaaataaaagctGCCaccaaaaattttgattttgcaaACAAGATTGGAGAAGGAGGTTTTGGTCCAGTTTATAAG GGTCTGTTATCCGATGGTACCATAGTTGCAGTGAAACAGCTTTCCTCTATATCAAGGCAAGGAAATCGTGAATTTTTGAATGAGATAGCCATGATTTCTTGTTTGCAACACCCAAATCTGGTGAAACTTCATGGAAGTTGTGTTGAAGGAGATCAACTGCTACTGGTATACGAGTACATGGAAAACAATAGCCTAGCCGGCGCTCTGTTTG GTCCAGAAAATGGTCAGCCGAACCTGGACTGGCCAACTAGGCTTAAAATCTGTATTGGTATTGCCAAGGGATTAGCTTTTCTCCACGAAGAATCAAGGATTAAGATTGTCCACAGAGATATTAAAGCTACTAATGTGCTTCTTGATAGAgacctaaaccctaaaatatCTGACTTTGGACTGGCTAGGCTTGATGAAGGGGAGAAGAGCCATATTAGCACCAGGGTTGCTGGAACCAT AGGATATATGGCACCAGAATATGCACTGTGGGGTTATCTGACATACAAGGCAGATGTTTACAGTTTTGGGATTGTGGCTTTGGAAATTGTTAGTGGAAAACACAACAACAATTATATACCCAGCAATGGCTGCCTTTGTCTTTTAGATTGG GCCTGTCTGTTGCAGCAAGGCAGAAAGTTTCTGGAGCTGGTTGATGAGAAGTTGGGGTCTAACGTCAATGAAGAAGAGGCAGAAAGGGTGATTAAAGTGGCTCTCTTGTGCACAAATGCATCCCAATCACTTAGGCCTACCATGTCTGAAGTGTTAAGCATGCTTGAAGCCCGAATGCCTATTCCTGATATGATCCCAGGACCAAGTACCTACACCGAAGATTTGAGGTTTAAGGCAATGAGAGACTTTCGTCAAGACTAG
- the LOC104880495 gene encoding probable leucine-rich repeat receptor-like serine/threonine-protein kinase At3g14840 isoform X3, with amino-acid sequence MATFPDIHGKTLFFAFILTLLILMCFGSSSVEAQGGQLPRDEEEALEEIAEQVGKKDWNFSLNPCDGNSNWSTPNRKEKPLYNNTLTCNCSYPNGQCHVVQIFLKGQDLAGVLPPSLAKLSYLKIIDFTRNYLSGNIPHEWASVQLEYMSLTVNRLSGPIPSFLGNITTLRYMSMENNMFSGTVPPQLGQLVNLENLILNANNLTGELPPALANLTKLTEFRISSNNFTGKIPNFIPSWKQLQKLEIQASGLEGPIPSSISVLKNLTELRISDLPGEGSNFPPLGNMKGLQKLMLRGCNIFGSIPKYLAEMTELQILDLSFNKLEGIVLNLEGLTQIEFMYLTSNYLTGSIPDWIESRNNRYQTDISYNNFSKSSMPSSCRETLNLFRSFSERGKLEFDECLNSFPCLKDQYSLHINCGGGRTIIGDIVYEADEDLAGPSKFVPTRDNWGFSSTGDFWDRDRTTKNYIAQNVSMLGMNDSELYTRARLSPLSFTYYGRCLADGTYTVKLHFAEIVIRDNKSFHSLGRRIFDVYIQEKLELQDFNIVQAAQGVDKVVVREFKAVVRNKTLEIRFHWAGKGTTAAPEGGTYGPLISAISVKADFEPSSDGKKKIFIAVGAVAFMIFLILGILWWKVCFGGRISREQDLEGLDMQTGSFTLKQIKAATKNFDFANKIGEGGFGPVYKGLLSDGTIVAVKQLSSISRQGNREFLNEIAMISCLQHPNLVKLHGSCVEGDQLLLVYEYMENNSLAGALFGNFSQVQKMVSRTWTGQLGLKSVLVLPRD; translated from the exons atggcTACTTTTCCAGATATTCATGGGAAGACTCTCTTCTTTGCTTTTATTCTCACGCTGCTCATACTCATGTGCTTCGGTTCCAGCAGCGTTGAAGCCCAAGGTGGTCAGCTTCCTCGTGATGAAG AGGAGGCTCTAGAAGAAATAGCAGAACAAGTGGGGAAAAAGGATTGGAACTTCAGCCTAAACCCTTGTGATGGCAACTCCAACTGGTCCACACCTAACAGGAAGGAAAAGCCATTGTATAACAATACTCTCACCTGCAATTGCTCCTATCCCAACGGTCAATGCCACGTCGTTCAGAT ATTTCTCAAAGGGCAAGATCTTGCTGGTGTGCTTCCGCCCTCTCTGGCGAAACTGTCTTACCTTAAGATAAT TGATTTCACTAGGAACTATCTTAGTGGTAACATACCGCATGAATGGGCTTCTGTGCAATTAGAATATAT GTCACTTACTGTGAACAGGTTATCAGGACCAATACCAAGCTTCTTGGGAAACATTACTACTCTGAGATATAT GAGTATGGAGAACAACATGTTCTCTGGAACTGTTCCTCCTCAGCTTGGGCAATTGGTCAACTTGGAAAATCT CATTCTTAACGCTAACAATCTCACTGGGGAGTTGCCTCCAGCACTTGCTAATCTAACCAAATTAACAGAATT TCGGATTAGTAGCAACAATTTCACTGGAAAAATACCCAATTTTATTCCTAGTTGGAAACAACTTCAGAAATT AGAGATCCAAGCAAGTGGTCTTGAAGGGCCCATACCTTCTAGCATTTCTGTCTTGAAGAATTTAACTGAATT AAGGATTAGTGATTTACCTGGGGAAGGCTCAAATTTTCCACCTCTAGGAAACATGAAAGGCCTGCAAAAGCT GATGTTGAGAGGCTGTAATATCTTCGGATCAATCCCCAAATATTTAGCAGAGATGACAGAACtgcaaatttt AGACCTTAGCTTCAACAAGCTGGAAGGAATTGTTCTAAACCTGGAAGGTTTAACACAAATAGAATTCAT GTATTTGACAAGCAACTATTTAACTGGGTCTATTCCGGACTGGATCGAGAGCAGAAATAATCGCTA CCAAACAGATATTTCTTATAACAACTTTTCTAAAAGCTCTATGCCATCTTCTTGTCGAGAAACCCT GAACTTGTTCCGAAGCTTTTCTGAAAGGGGAAAATT AGAATTTGATGAGTGCCTGAACAGTTTTCCATGTCTCAAAG ATCAGTATTCACTGCATATAAATTGTGGTGGAGGAAGAACCATCATTGGAGACATAGTCTATGAAGCGGATGAAGACTTAGCAGGTCCATCCAAGTTTGTCCCCACTAGAGATAATTGGGGTTTTAGTAGCACAGGAGACTTTTGGGATCGTGACAGAAccacaaaaaattatatagCACAGAATGTATCCATGCTCGGGATGAATGACTCTGAATTGTACACAAGAGCACGACTTTCTCCTCTATCTTTCACTTACTATGGACGCTGCTTAGCAGATGGGACCTATACTGTGAAACTTCATTTTGCAGAGATAGTGATCAGAGACAATAAATCCTTTCATAGTCTTGGAAGACGTATTTTTGATGTTTACATCCAG GAAAAGCTGGAGTTGCAAGATTTTAATATTGTACAAGCAGCACAAGGGGTTGATAAGGTAGTTGTAAGAGAATTTAAAGCAGTCGTAAGGAATAAGACTTTGGAGATCCGATTTCATTGGGCTGGGAAAGGTACAACAGCTGCCCCAGAGGGAGGAACCTATGGTCCTCTCATATCAGCCATTTCTGTAAAAGCTG ATTTTGAGCCGTCTTCTGATGGAAAAAAGAAGATATTCATTGCAGTTGGGGCTGTGGCTTTCATGATATTCCTTATTTTAGGTATTCTTTGGTGGAAAGTTTGTTTTGGTGGCAGAATCTCCCGGGAACAAG ATCTCGAAGGACTAGATATGCAAACAGGTTCTTTTAccttaaaacaaataaaagctGCCaccaaaaattttgattttgcaaACAAGATTGGAGAAGGAGGTTTTGGTCCAGTTTATAAG GGTCTGTTATCCGATGGTACCATAGTTGCAGTGAAACAGCTTTCCTCTATATCAAGGCAAGGAAATCGTGAATTTTTGAATGAGATAGCCATGATTTCTTGTTTGCAACACCCAAATCTGGTGAAACTTCATGGAAGTTGTGTTGAAGGAGATCAACTGCTACTGGTATACGAGTACATGGAAAACAATAGCCTAGCCGGCGCTCTGTTTG GGAATTTTTCTCAGGTCCAGAAAATGGTCAGCCGAACCTGGACTGGCCAACTAGGCTTAAAATCTGTATTGGTATTGCCAAGGGATTAG
- the LOC104880495 gene encoding probable LRR receptor-like serine/threonine-protein kinase At1g07650 isoform X1 has product MATFPDIHGKTLFFAFILTLLILMCFGSSSVEAQGGQLPRDEEEALEEIAEQVGKKDWNFSLNPCDGNSNWSTPNRKEKPLYNNTLTCNCSYPNGQCHVVQIFLKGQDLAGVLPPSLAKLSYLKIIDFTRNYLSGNIPHEWASVQLEYMSLTVNRLSGPIPSFLGNITTLRYMSMENNMFSGTVPPQLGQLVNLENLILNANNLTGELPPALANLTKLTEFRISSNNFTGKIPNFIPSWKQLQKLEIQASGLEGPIPSSISVLKNLTELRISDLPGEGSNFPPLGNMKGLQKLMLRGCNIFGSIPKYLAEMTELQILDLSFNKLEGIVLNLEGLTQIEFMYLTSNYLTGSIPDWIESRNNRYQTDISYNNFSKSSMPSSCRETLNLFRSFSERGKLEFDECLNSFPCLKDQYSLHINCGGGRTIIGDIVYEADEDLAGPSKFVPTRDNWGFSSTGDFWDRDRTTKNYIAQNVSMLGMNDSELYTRARLSPLSFTYYGRCLADGTYTVKLHFAEIVIRDNKSFHSLGRRIFDVYIQEKLELQDFNIVQAAQGVDKVVVREFKAVVRNKTLEIRFHWAGKGTTAAPEGGTYGPLISAISVKADFEPSSDGKKKIFIAVGAVAFMIFLILGILWWKVCFGGRISREQDLEGLDMQTGSFTLKQIKAATKNFDFANKIGEGGFGPVYKGLLSDGTIVAVKQLSSISRQGNREFLNEIAMISCLQHPNLVKLHGSCVEGDQLLLVYEYMENNSLAGALFGPENGQPNLDWPTRLKICIGIAKGLAFLHEESRIKIVHRDIKATNVLLDRDLNPKISDFGLARLDEGEKSHISTRVAGTIGYMAPEYALWGYLTYKADVYSFGIVALEIVSGKHNNNYIPSNGCLCLLDWACLLQQSRKFLELVDEKLGSKVDEEEAERMIKVALLCTNASQSLRPTMSEVVSMLEARMPIPDMIPGPSTYTEDLRFKAMRDFRQD; this is encoded by the exons atggcTACTTTTCCAGATATTCATGGGAAGACTCTCTTCTTTGCTTTTATTCTCACGCTGCTCATACTCATGTGCTTCGGTTCCAGCAGCGTTGAAGCCCAAGGTGGTCAGCTTCCTCGTGATGAAG AGGAGGCTCTAGAAGAAATAGCAGAACAAGTGGGGAAAAAGGATTGGAACTTCAGCCTAAACCCTTGTGATGGCAACTCCAACTGGTCCACACCTAACAGGAAGGAAAAGCCATTGTATAACAATACTCTCACCTGCAATTGCTCCTATCCCAACGGTCAATGCCACGTCGTTCAGAT ATTTCTCAAAGGGCAAGATCTTGCTGGTGTGCTTCCGCCCTCTCTGGCGAAACTGTCTTACCTTAAGATAAT TGATTTCACTAGGAACTATCTTAGTGGTAACATACCGCATGAATGGGCTTCTGTGCAATTAGAATATAT GTCACTTACTGTGAACAGGTTATCAGGACCAATACCAAGCTTCTTGGGAAACATTACTACTCTGAGATATAT GAGTATGGAGAACAACATGTTCTCTGGAACTGTTCCTCCTCAGCTTGGGCAATTGGTCAACTTGGAAAATCT CATTCTTAACGCTAACAATCTCACTGGGGAGTTGCCTCCAGCACTTGCTAATCTAACCAAATTAACAGAATT TCGGATTAGTAGCAACAATTTCACTGGAAAAATACCCAATTTTATTCCTAGTTGGAAACAACTTCAGAAATT AGAGATCCAAGCAAGTGGTCTTGAAGGGCCCATACCTTCTAGCATTTCTGTCTTGAAGAATTTAACTGAATT AAGGATTAGTGATTTACCTGGGGAAGGCTCAAATTTTCCACCTCTAGGAAACATGAAAGGCCTGCAAAAGCT GATGTTGAGAGGCTGTAATATCTTCGGATCAATCCCCAAATATTTAGCAGAGATGACAGAACtgcaaatttt AGACCTTAGCTTCAACAAGCTGGAAGGAATTGTTCTAAACCTGGAAGGTTTAACACAAATAGAATTCAT GTATTTGACAAGCAACTATTTAACTGGGTCTATTCCGGACTGGATCGAGAGCAGAAATAATCGCTA CCAAACAGATATTTCTTATAACAACTTTTCTAAAAGCTCTATGCCATCTTCTTGTCGAGAAACCCT GAACTTGTTCCGAAGCTTTTCTGAAAGGGGAAAATT AGAATTTGATGAGTGCCTGAACAGTTTTCCATGTCTCAAAG ATCAGTATTCACTGCATATAAATTGTGGTGGAGGAAGAACCATCATTGGAGACATAGTCTATGAAGCGGATGAAGACTTAGCAGGTCCATCCAAGTTTGTCCCCACTAGAGATAATTGGGGTTTTAGTAGCACAGGAGACTTTTGGGATCGTGACAGAAccacaaaaaattatatagCACAGAATGTATCCATGCTCGGGATGAATGACTCTGAATTGTACACAAGAGCACGACTTTCTCCTCTATCTTTCACTTACTATGGACGCTGCTTAGCAGATGGGACCTATACTGTGAAACTTCATTTTGCAGAGATAGTGATCAGAGACAATAAATCCTTTCATAGTCTTGGAAGACGTATTTTTGATGTTTACATCCAG GAAAAGCTGGAGTTGCAAGATTTTAATATTGTACAAGCAGCACAAGGGGTTGATAAGGTAGTTGTAAGAGAATTTAAAGCAGTCGTAAGGAATAAGACTTTGGAGATCCGATTTCATTGGGCTGGGAAAGGTACAACAGCTGCCCCAGAGGGAGGAACCTATGGTCCTCTCATATCAGCCATTTCTGTAAAAGCTG ATTTTGAGCCGTCTTCTGATGGAAAAAAGAAGATATTCATTGCAGTTGGGGCTGTGGCTTTCATGATATTCCTTATTTTAGGTATTCTTTGGTGGAAAGTTTGTTTTGGTGGCAGAATCTCCCGGGAACAAG ATCTCGAAGGACTAGATATGCAAACAGGTTCTTTTAccttaaaacaaataaaagctGCCaccaaaaattttgattttgcaaACAAGATTGGAGAAGGAGGTTTTGGTCCAGTTTATAAG GGTCTGTTATCCGATGGTACCATAGTTGCAGTGAAACAGCTTTCCTCTATATCAAGGCAAGGAAATCGTGAATTTTTGAATGAGATAGCCATGATTTCTTGTTTGCAACACCCAAATCTGGTGAAACTTCATGGAAGTTGTGTTGAAGGAGATCAACTGCTACTGGTATACGAGTACATGGAAAACAATAGCCTAGCCGGCGCTCTGTTTG GTCCAGAAAATGGTCAGCCGAACCTGGACTGGCCAACTAGGCTTAAAATCTGTATTGGTATTGCCAAGGGATTAGCTTTTCTCCACGAAGAATCAAGGATTAAGATTGTCCACAGAGATATTAAAGCTACTAATGTGCTTCTTGATAGAgacctaaaccctaaaatatCTGACTTTGGACTGGCTAGGCTTGATGAAGGGGAGAAGAGCCATATTAGCACCAGGGTTGCTGGAACCAT AGGATATATGGCACCAGAATATGCACTGTGGGGTTATCTGACATACAAGGCAGATGTTTACAGTTTTGGGATTGTGGCTTTGGAAATTGTTAGTGGAAAACACAACAACAATTATATACCCAGCAATGGCTGCCTTTGTCTTTTAGATTGG GCCTGTCTGTTGCAGCAAAGCAGAAAGTTTCTGGAGCTGGTTGATGAGAAGTTGGGGTCTAAAGTCGATGAAGAAGAGGCAGAAAGGATGATTAAAGTGGCTCTCTTGTGCACAAATGCATCCCAATCACTTAGGCCTACCATGTCTGAAGTGGTAAGCATGCTTGAAGCCCGAATGCCTATTCCTGATATGATCCCAGGACCAAGTACCTACACTGAAGATTTGAGGTTTAAGGCAATGAGAGACTTTCGTCAAGACTAG